From the Salarias fasciatus chromosome 16, fSalaFa1.1, whole genome shotgun sequence genome, one window contains:
- the LOC115402820 gene encoding FERM, ARHGEF and pleckstrin domain-containing protein 1 isoform X4 has translation MAEPDPEPMSSGAGQRLGAPETLGISTLDPGHRPPAMPPGRHVTIRVRMLDDTEELFDISQKASGKVLFDLVCSHMNLIEGDYFGLEFQNHQKMIVWLDHIKPIIKQLRRPKHTTLRFTVKFFPPDHAQLLEELTRYLFALQIKQDLSCGRLTCNDSSAAMMVSHIIQSEIGDFEESQCRSHLLNNNYIPDQMPLIDKIMEFHSKNVGQTPAESDYQLLEVARRLEMYGIRLHPAKDREGTRLSLAVAHTGVLVFQGHTRINAFNWSKVRKLSFKRKRFLIKLRPDLNSSYQDTLEFLMASRDCCKVFWKICVEYHAFFRLFEEPKPKPKPVLFTRGSSFRFSGRTQKQVIDYVKESEFKKIPFERKHSRVQHNSHLSPLSSPRHHEAPTESGVYRDRVDSPSRRHWREEVLVSAEDPSTSRTSRMSPSYQRNGHEERAGSVSRAEETRGSPRQIQLEHPSAAAAPGSPQQSSSPGHPHGMVNGQKSLDLCGHSPDGRQPSPLTSPLLNDACSVRTDDEDEVRRKRFPTDRAYFIAKELLTTERTYVKDLEVVTVSFQRAVGDDEATPDSLKSTILSTFEPLHKFHTGFLREVEQRLALWEGRSNAHIKGDYQRIGDVLLKNLQGLKPLAASLSRQSEVLLELEKACRASRRLEALCREFELQKVCYVPLNVFILRPLHRLVHYKQILERLCKHYPATHVDFRDSRAALADVSEVVEQLQGGLIKMENFQKLLELRKDLIGVDNLVVPGREFIRLGCLSKLSGKGLQQRMFFLFNDVILYTSRGMTATNQFKMHGQLQLHGMTIRESEDEWGVPHAFTLVAQRQSVVVAASSSAEMEKWMEDIKMAIEMATTSNGPSCDLLTSNLTDNKCPEDSSVEAESEDDMTASHTSLDKPAAHRGNTMVHVCWHRNTSVSMLDFSISVENQLSGNLLRKFKNSNGWQKLWVVFTNFSLFFYKSHQDDYPLASLPLLGYSVTVPSESENIHKDYVFKLHFKSHVYYFRSESEYTFERWMEVIRSATLPSGRARALNSKEPHPL, from the exons CAAAAAGCCTCGGGCAAGGTGCTCTTCGACCTGGTTTGCTCCCACATGAATCTCATCGAGGGCGACTACTTCGGCCTGGAGTTTCAGAACCATCAGAAGATGATA gTTTGGCTCGACCACATCAAGCCAATCATCAAGCAGCTCAGAC GGCCTAAACACACAACCCTGAGGTTCACTGTGAAGTTCTTCCCCCCGGACCAtgcccagctgctggaggaactaacacg gtacCTGTTTGCCCTCCAGATCAAACAGGACCTCTCGTGTGGACGTCTGACCTGCAACGACAGCAGCGCCGCCATGATGGTCTCCCACATCATCCAGT CCGAGATCGGGGACTTCGAGGAGAGCCAGTGCCGGTCACACCTCCTCAACAACAACTACATCCCAGACCAGATGCCCCTGATTGACAAGATAATGGAGTTCCACTCCAAgaatgt AGGTCAGACGCCAGCAGAATCAGACtatcagctgctggaggtggcgCGCCGGCTGGAGATGTACGGCATTCGGCTTCACCCTGCCAAGGACCGCGAGGGCACCAGGTTAAGTCTGGCTGTGGCGCACACCGGCGTCCTCGTCTTCCAG gGACACACCAGGATTAACGCCTTCAACTGGTCTAAAGTTCGTAAACTGAGCTTCAAAAGAAAACGTTTCCTCATCAAACTAAGGCCCGACCTGAAT AGTTCATATCAGGACACGCTGGAGTTCCTGATGGCCAGCAGGGACTGCTGTAAAGTCTTCTGGAAGATCTGTGTTGAATACCACGCCTTCTTCCGCCTCTTCGAGGAGCCCAAGCCCAAACCGAAGCCGGTGCTCTTCACCCGAGGATCCTCCTTCAGATTCAG CGGTCGCACGCAGAAGCAGGTGATTGATTACGTGAAGGAGTCCGAGTTTAAAAAGATCCCGTTTGAAAG GAAACACAGCCGAGTCCAGCACAACAGTCACCTGTCGCCGCTGTCGTCTCCACGCCACCACGAAGCGCCGACGGAG AGCGGCGTCTACCgggacagagtggactctccctCGCGCCGAcactggagggaggaggtgctGGTGAGCGCCGAGgacccctccacctcccggaCGAGCAGGATGAGCCCCTCCTACCAGAGGAACGGCCACGAGGAGCGGGCGGGCTCCGTGTCCAGGGCGGAGGAGACGAGGGGCTCGCCGCGCCAGATCCAGCTGGAGCATCCCAGTGCAG CCGCGGCGCCCGGCAGCCCCCAGCAGTCGTCCTCCCCGGGACACCCCCACGGCATGGTGAACGGCCAGAAGTCCCTGGACCTGTGCGGCCACAGCCCCGACGGCCGGCAGCCGTCCCCCCTCACCAGCCCGCTGCTCAACGACGCCTGCAGCGTCCGCAccgacgacgaggacgaggtCCGGAGGAAG AGGTTTCCGACAGATCGGGCCTACTTCATCGCCAAGGAGCTGCTGACCACCGAGAGGACGTACGTGAAGGACCTGGAAGTGGTGACGGTG TCGTTCCAGAGGGCCGTAGGAGACGACGAGGCGACTCCAGACTCGCTGAAAAGCACCATCCTCTCCACCTTTGAGCCTCTGCACAAGTTCCACACGGGCTTTCTCAGGGAGGTGGAGCAGCGGCTGGCGCTGTG ggaAGGGCGCTCAAATGCACACATCAAAGGAGATTACCAGCGCATCGGAGACGTGCTGCTGAAGAACCTTCAAGGTTTGAAG CCCCTGGCAGCCAGTCTGAGCCGGCAGTCCGAagtcctgctggagctggagaaggccTGCCGGGCGTCCCGCCGGCTGGAGGCTCTGTGCAGGGAGTTCGAGCTGCAGAAGGTCTGCTACGTCCCGCTCAACGTCTTCATCCTGCGGCCCCTGCACCGCCTCGTTCACTACAAGCAGATCCTGGAGCGCCTGTGCAAACACTACCCGGCCACACACGTGGACTTCAGGGACAGTCGAG CTGCTCTGGCGGACGTGTCCGaggtggtggagcagctccagggAGGCCTGATCAAGATGGAGAACTTCCAGAAGCTCCTGGAGCTGAGGAAGGATTTGATCGGCGTTGACAATCTCGTTGTCCCCGGGAGG GAGTTCATCAGGTTAGGCTGCCTGAGCAAACTGTCTGGGAAAGGCCTGCAGCAAAGAATGTTTTTCCTG TTTAATGACGTCATCTTATACACAAGTCGAGGGATGACGGCGACCAATCAGTTCAAAATGCACgggcagctgcagctccacggCATGACA ATCAGAGAGAGCGAGGACGAGTGGGGCGTGCCTCACGCCTTCACGCTGGTCGCACAGCGACAGTCGGTGGTTGTGGCCGCGAG TTCTTCGGCGGAGATGGAGAAGTGGATGGAGGACATTAAGATGGCGATAGAAATGGCAACAACCAGCAACGGGCCTTCATGTGACCTTCTGACCAGCAATCTGACGGACAACA AATGCCCGGAGGACTCctcggtggaggcggagtccgAGGACGACATGACAGCCTCGCACACCTCGCTGGACAAGCCGGCCGCCCACCGTGGTAACACCATGGTGCACGTGTGCTGGCACAGGAACACCAGTGTGTCCATGCTGGACTTTAGCATATCCGTGGAG AATCAGCTTTCAGGGAACTTACTGAGGAAATTCAAGAACAGCAACGGCTGGCAGAAGCTCTGGGTGGTGTTCACCAACTTCAGCCTGTTTTTCTACAAGTCCCACCAg GATGATTATCCTCTGGCCAGCCTCCCTCTGCTCGGTTACTCCGTCACCGTCCCCTCCGAGTCTGAGAACATCCACAAGGACTACGTCTTCAAGCTGCATTTTAAGTCCCACGTCTACTATTTCCGATCAGAGAGCGAATACACCTTCGAGAG GTGGATGGAGGTCATCCGCAGCGCCACGCTCCCCTCCGGTCGCGCTCGGGCCCTGAACAGCAAAGAGCCGCACCCCCTCTGA
- the LOC115402820 gene encoding FERM, ARHGEF and pleckstrin domain-containing protein 1 isoform X1, with product MAEPDPEPMSSGAGQRLGAPETLGISTLDPGHRPPAMPPGRHVTIRVRMLDDTEELFDISQKASGKVLFDLVCSHMNLIEGDYFGLEFQNHQKMIVWLDHIKPIIKQLRRPKHTTLRFTVKFFPPDHAQLLEELTRYLFALQIKQDLSCGRLTCNDSSAAMMVSHIIQSEIGDFEESQCRSHLLNNNYIPDQMPLIDKIMEFHSKNVGQTPAESDYQLLEVARRLEMYGIRLHPAKDREGTRLSLAVAHTGVLVFQGHTRINAFNWSKVRKLSFKRKRFLIKLRPDLNVSVNSGRYSVLLPSSCCKCGSLFPQSSYQDTLEFLMASRDCCKVFWKICVEYHAFFRLFEEPKPKPKPVLFTRGSSFRFSGRTQKQVIDYVKESEFKKIPFERKHSRVQHNSHLSPLSSPRHHEAPTESGVYRDRVDSPSRRHWREEVLVSAEDPSTSRTSRMSPSYQRNGHEERAGSVSRAEETRGSPRQIQLEHPSAAAAPGSPQQSSSPGHPHGMVNGQKSLDLCGHSPDGRQPSPLTSPLLNDACSVRTDDEDEVRRKRFPTDRAYFIAKELLTTERTYVKDLEVVTVSFQRAVGDDEATPDSLKSTILSTFEPLHKFHTGFLREVEQRLALWEGRSNAHIKGDYQRIGDVLLKNLQGLKPLAASLSRQSEVLLELEKACRASRRLEALCREFELQKVCYVPLNVFILRPLHRLVHYKQILERLCKHYPATHVDFRDSRAALADVSEVVEQLQGGLIKMENFQKLLELRKDLIGVDNLVVPGRVSSKNGQEVNVRSIVSPREADRRRVNNRHMLLGFPSQEFIRLGCLSKLSGKGLQQRMFFLFNDVILYTSRGMTATNQFKMHGQLQLHGMTIRESEDEWGVPHAFTLVAQRQSVVVAASSSAEMEKWMEDIKMAIEMATTSNGPSCDLLTSNLTDNKCPEDSSVEAESEDDMTASHTSLDKPAAHRGNTMVHVCWHRNTSVSMLDFSISVENQLSGNLLRKFKNSNGWQKLWVVFTNFSLFFYKSHQDDYPLASLPLLGYSVTVPSESENIHKDYVFKLHFKSHVYYFRSESEYTFERWMEVIRSATLPSGRARALNSKEPHPL from the exons CAAAAAGCCTCGGGCAAGGTGCTCTTCGACCTGGTTTGCTCCCACATGAATCTCATCGAGGGCGACTACTTCGGCCTGGAGTTTCAGAACCATCAGAAGATGATA gTTTGGCTCGACCACATCAAGCCAATCATCAAGCAGCTCAGAC GGCCTAAACACACAACCCTGAGGTTCACTGTGAAGTTCTTCCCCCCGGACCAtgcccagctgctggaggaactaacacg gtacCTGTTTGCCCTCCAGATCAAACAGGACCTCTCGTGTGGACGTCTGACCTGCAACGACAGCAGCGCCGCCATGATGGTCTCCCACATCATCCAGT CCGAGATCGGGGACTTCGAGGAGAGCCAGTGCCGGTCACACCTCCTCAACAACAACTACATCCCAGACCAGATGCCCCTGATTGACAAGATAATGGAGTTCCACTCCAAgaatgt AGGTCAGACGCCAGCAGAATCAGACtatcagctgctggaggtggcgCGCCGGCTGGAGATGTACGGCATTCGGCTTCACCCTGCCAAGGACCGCGAGGGCACCAGGTTAAGTCTGGCTGTGGCGCACACCGGCGTCCTCGTCTTCCAG gGACACACCAGGATTAACGCCTTCAACTGGTCTAAAGTTCGTAAACTGAGCTTCAAAAGAAAACGTTTCCTCATCAAACTAAGGCCCGACCTGAATGTGAGTGTTAATTCAGGACGATACAGTGTTTTACTACCCAGTAGTTGCTGTAAATGTGGTTCTCTGTTCCCTCAGAGTTCATATCAGGACACGCTGGAGTTCCTGATGGCCAGCAGGGACTGCTGTAAAGTCTTCTGGAAGATCTGTGTTGAATACCACGCCTTCTTCCGCCTCTTCGAGGAGCCCAAGCCCAAACCGAAGCCGGTGCTCTTCACCCGAGGATCCTCCTTCAGATTCAG CGGTCGCACGCAGAAGCAGGTGATTGATTACGTGAAGGAGTCCGAGTTTAAAAAGATCCCGTTTGAAAG GAAACACAGCCGAGTCCAGCACAACAGTCACCTGTCGCCGCTGTCGTCTCCACGCCACCACGAAGCGCCGACGGAG AGCGGCGTCTACCgggacagagtggactctccctCGCGCCGAcactggagggaggaggtgctGGTGAGCGCCGAGgacccctccacctcccggaCGAGCAGGATGAGCCCCTCCTACCAGAGGAACGGCCACGAGGAGCGGGCGGGCTCCGTGTCCAGGGCGGAGGAGACGAGGGGCTCGCCGCGCCAGATCCAGCTGGAGCATCCCAGTGCAG CCGCGGCGCCCGGCAGCCCCCAGCAGTCGTCCTCCCCGGGACACCCCCACGGCATGGTGAACGGCCAGAAGTCCCTGGACCTGTGCGGCCACAGCCCCGACGGCCGGCAGCCGTCCCCCCTCACCAGCCCGCTGCTCAACGACGCCTGCAGCGTCCGCAccgacgacgaggacgaggtCCGGAGGAAG AGGTTTCCGACAGATCGGGCCTACTTCATCGCCAAGGAGCTGCTGACCACCGAGAGGACGTACGTGAAGGACCTGGAAGTGGTGACGGTG TCGTTCCAGAGGGCCGTAGGAGACGACGAGGCGACTCCAGACTCGCTGAAAAGCACCATCCTCTCCACCTTTGAGCCTCTGCACAAGTTCCACACGGGCTTTCTCAGGGAGGTGGAGCAGCGGCTGGCGCTGTG ggaAGGGCGCTCAAATGCACACATCAAAGGAGATTACCAGCGCATCGGAGACGTGCTGCTGAAGAACCTTCAAGGTTTGAAG CCCCTGGCAGCCAGTCTGAGCCGGCAGTCCGAagtcctgctggagctggagaaggccTGCCGGGCGTCCCGCCGGCTGGAGGCTCTGTGCAGGGAGTTCGAGCTGCAGAAGGTCTGCTACGTCCCGCTCAACGTCTTCATCCTGCGGCCCCTGCACCGCCTCGTTCACTACAAGCAGATCCTGGAGCGCCTGTGCAAACACTACCCGGCCACACACGTGGACTTCAGGGACAGTCGAG CTGCTCTGGCGGACGTGTCCGaggtggtggagcagctccagggAGGCCTGATCAAGATGGAGAACTTCCAGAAGCTCCTGGAGCTGAGGAAGGATTTGATCGGCGTTGACAATCTCGTTGTCCCCGGGAGGGTGAGTTCAAAAAACGGTCAAGAAGTGAATGTCAGATCTATTGTTTCACCACGAGAGGCTGATCGGAGGCGCGTTAATAACCGGCACATGCTTCTTGGTTTTCCTTCTCAGGAGTTCATCAGGTTAGGCTGCCTGAGCAAACTGTCTGGGAAAGGCCTGCAGCAAAGAATGTTTTTCCTG TTTAATGACGTCATCTTATACACAAGTCGAGGGATGACGGCGACCAATCAGTTCAAAATGCACgggcagctgcagctccacggCATGACA ATCAGAGAGAGCGAGGACGAGTGGGGCGTGCCTCACGCCTTCACGCTGGTCGCACAGCGACAGTCGGTGGTTGTGGCCGCGAG TTCTTCGGCGGAGATGGAGAAGTGGATGGAGGACATTAAGATGGCGATAGAAATGGCAACAACCAGCAACGGGCCTTCATGTGACCTTCTGACCAGCAATCTGACGGACAACA AATGCCCGGAGGACTCctcggtggaggcggagtccgAGGACGACATGACAGCCTCGCACACCTCGCTGGACAAGCCGGCCGCCCACCGTGGTAACACCATGGTGCACGTGTGCTGGCACAGGAACACCAGTGTGTCCATGCTGGACTTTAGCATATCCGTGGAG AATCAGCTTTCAGGGAACTTACTGAGGAAATTCAAGAACAGCAACGGCTGGCAGAAGCTCTGGGTGGTGTTCACCAACTTCAGCCTGTTTTTCTACAAGTCCCACCAg GATGATTATCCTCTGGCCAGCCTCCCTCTGCTCGGTTACTCCGTCACCGTCCCCTCCGAGTCTGAGAACATCCACAAGGACTACGTCTTCAAGCTGCATTTTAAGTCCCACGTCTACTATTTCCGATCAGAGAGCGAATACACCTTCGAGAG GTGGATGGAGGTCATCCGCAGCGCCACGCTCCCCTCCGGTCGCGCTCGGGCCCTGAACAGCAAAGAGCCGCACCCCCTCTGA
- the LOC115402820 gene encoding FERM, ARHGEF and pleckstrin domain-containing protein 1 isoform X3, whose amino-acid sequence MAEPDPEPMSSGAGQRLGAPETLGISTLDPGHRPPAMPPGRHVTIRVRMLDDTEELFDISQKASGKVLFDLVCSHMNLIEGDYFGLEFQNHQKMIVWLDHIKPIIKQLRRPKHTTLRFTVKFFPPDHAQLLEELTRYLFALQIKQDLSCGRLTCNDSSAAMMVSHIIQSEIGDFEESQCRSHLLNNNYIPDQMPLIDKIMEFHSKNVGQTPAESDYQLLEVARRLEMYGIRLHPAKDREGTRLSLAVAHTGVLVFQGHTRINAFNWSKVRKLSFKRKRFLIKLRPDLNVSVNSGRYSVLLPSSCCKCGSLFPQSSYQDTLEFLMASRDCCKVFWKICVEYHAFFRLFEEPKPKPKPVLFTRGSSFRFSGRTQKQVIDYVKESEFKKIPFERKHSRVQHNSHLSPLSSPRHHEAPTESGVYRDRVDSPSRRHWREEVLVSAEDPSTSRTSRMSPSYQRNGHEERAGSVSRAEETRGSPRQIQLEHPSAAAAPGSPQQSSSPGHPHGMVNGQKSLDLCGHSPDGRQPSPLTSPLLNDACSVRTDDEDEVRRKRFPTDRAYFIAKELLTTERTYVKDLEVVTVSFQRAVGDDEATPDSLKSTILSTFEPLHKFHTGFLREVEQRLALWEGRSNAHIKGDYQRIGDVLLKNLQGLKPLAASLSRQSEVLLELEKACRASRRLEALCREFELQKVCYVPLNVFILRPLHRLVHYKQILERLCKHYPATHVDFRDSRAALADVSEVVEQLQGGLIKMENFQKLLELRKDLIGVDNLVVPGREFIRLGCLSKLSGKGLQQRMFFLFNDVILYTSRGMTATNQFKMHGQLQLHGMTIRESEDEWGVPHAFTLVAQRQSVVVAASSSAEMEKWMEDIKMAIEMATTSNGPSCDLLTSNLTDNKCPEDSSVEAESEDDMTASHTSLDKPAAHRGNTMVHVCWHRNTSVSMLDFSISVENQLSGNLLRKFKNSNGWQKLWVVFTNFSLFFYKSHQDDYPLASLPLLGYSVTVPSESENIHKDYVFKLHFKSHVYYFRSESEYTFERWMEVIRSATLPSGRARALNSKEPHPL is encoded by the exons CAAAAAGCCTCGGGCAAGGTGCTCTTCGACCTGGTTTGCTCCCACATGAATCTCATCGAGGGCGACTACTTCGGCCTGGAGTTTCAGAACCATCAGAAGATGATA gTTTGGCTCGACCACATCAAGCCAATCATCAAGCAGCTCAGAC GGCCTAAACACACAACCCTGAGGTTCACTGTGAAGTTCTTCCCCCCGGACCAtgcccagctgctggaggaactaacacg gtacCTGTTTGCCCTCCAGATCAAACAGGACCTCTCGTGTGGACGTCTGACCTGCAACGACAGCAGCGCCGCCATGATGGTCTCCCACATCATCCAGT CCGAGATCGGGGACTTCGAGGAGAGCCAGTGCCGGTCACACCTCCTCAACAACAACTACATCCCAGACCAGATGCCCCTGATTGACAAGATAATGGAGTTCCACTCCAAgaatgt AGGTCAGACGCCAGCAGAATCAGACtatcagctgctggaggtggcgCGCCGGCTGGAGATGTACGGCATTCGGCTTCACCCTGCCAAGGACCGCGAGGGCACCAGGTTAAGTCTGGCTGTGGCGCACACCGGCGTCCTCGTCTTCCAG gGACACACCAGGATTAACGCCTTCAACTGGTCTAAAGTTCGTAAACTGAGCTTCAAAAGAAAACGTTTCCTCATCAAACTAAGGCCCGACCTGAATGTGAGTGTTAATTCAGGACGATACAGTGTTTTACTACCCAGTAGTTGCTGTAAATGTGGTTCTCTGTTCCCTCAGAGTTCATATCAGGACACGCTGGAGTTCCTGATGGCCAGCAGGGACTGCTGTAAAGTCTTCTGGAAGATCTGTGTTGAATACCACGCCTTCTTCCGCCTCTTCGAGGAGCCCAAGCCCAAACCGAAGCCGGTGCTCTTCACCCGAGGATCCTCCTTCAGATTCAG CGGTCGCACGCAGAAGCAGGTGATTGATTACGTGAAGGAGTCCGAGTTTAAAAAGATCCCGTTTGAAAG GAAACACAGCCGAGTCCAGCACAACAGTCACCTGTCGCCGCTGTCGTCTCCACGCCACCACGAAGCGCCGACGGAG AGCGGCGTCTACCgggacagagtggactctccctCGCGCCGAcactggagggaggaggtgctGGTGAGCGCCGAGgacccctccacctcccggaCGAGCAGGATGAGCCCCTCCTACCAGAGGAACGGCCACGAGGAGCGGGCGGGCTCCGTGTCCAGGGCGGAGGAGACGAGGGGCTCGCCGCGCCAGATCCAGCTGGAGCATCCCAGTGCAG CCGCGGCGCCCGGCAGCCCCCAGCAGTCGTCCTCCCCGGGACACCCCCACGGCATGGTGAACGGCCAGAAGTCCCTGGACCTGTGCGGCCACAGCCCCGACGGCCGGCAGCCGTCCCCCCTCACCAGCCCGCTGCTCAACGACGCCTGCAGCGTCCGCAccgacgacgaggacgaggtCCGGAGGAAG AGGTTTCCGACAGATCGGGCCTACTTCATCGCCAAGGAGCTGCTGACCACCGAGAGGACGTACGTGAAGGACCTGGAAGTGGTGACGGTG TCGTTCCAGAGGGCCGTAGGAGACGACGAGGCGACTCCAGACTCGCTGAAAAGCACCATCCTCTCCACCTTTGAGCCTCTGCACAAGTTCCACACGGGCTTTCTCAGGGAGGTGGAGCAGCGGCTGGCGCTGTG ggaAGGGCGCTCAAATGCACACATCAAAGGAGATTACCAGCGCATCGGAGACGTGCTGCTGAAGAACCTTCAAGGTTTGAAG CCCCTGGCAGCCAGTCTGAGCCGGCAGTCCGAagtcctgctggagctggagaaggccTGCCGGGCGTCCCGCCGGCTGGAGGCTCTGTGCAGGGAGTTCGAGCTGCAGAAGGTCTGCTACGTCCCGCTCAACGTCTTCATCCTGCGGCCCCTGCACCGCCTCGTTCACTACAAGCAGATCCTGGAGCGCCTGTGCAAACACTACCCGGCCACACACGTGGACTTCAGGGACAGTCGAG CTGCTCTGGCGGACGTGTCCGaggtggtggagcagctccagggAGGCCTGATCAAGATGGAGAACTTCCAGAAGCTCCTGGAGCTGAGGAAGGATTTGATCGGCGTTGACAATCTCGTTGTCCCCGGGAGG GAGTTCATCAGGTTAGGCTGCCTGAGCAAACTGTCTGGGAAAGGCCTGCAGCAAAGAATGTTTTTCCTG TTTAATGACGTCATCTTATACACAAGTCGAGGGATGACGGCGACCAATCAGTTCAAAATGCACgggcagctgcagctccacggCATGACA ATCAGAGAGAGCGAGGACGAGTGGGGCGTGCCTCACGCCTTCACGCTGGTCGCACAGCGACAGTCGGTGGTTGTGGCCGCGAG TTCTTCGGCGGAGATGGAGAAGTGGATGGAGGACATTAAGATGGCGATAGAAATGGCAACAACCAGCAACGGGCCTTCATGTGACCTTCTGACCAGCAATCTGACGGACAACA AATGCCCGGAGGACTCctcggtggaggcggagtccgAGGACGACATGACAGCCTCGCACACCTCGCTGGACAAGCCGGCCGCCCACCGTGGTAACACCATGGTGCACGTGTGCTGGCACAGGAACACCAGTGTGTCCATGCTGGACTTTAGCATATCCGTGGAG AATCAGCTTTCAGGGAACTTACTGAGGAAATTCAAGAACAGCAACGGCTGGCAGAAGCTCTGGGTGGTGTTCACCAACTTCAGCCTGTTTTTCTACAAGTCCCACCAg GATGATTATCCTCTGGCCAGCCTCCCTCTGCTCGGTTACTCCGTCACCGTCCCCTCCGAGTCTGAGAACATCCACAAGGACTACGTCTTCAAGCTGCATTTTAAGTCCCACGTCTACTATTTCCGATCAGAGAGCGAATACACCTTCGAGAG GTGGATGGAGGTCATCCGCAGCGCCACGCTCCCCTCCGGTCGCGCTCGGGCCCTGAACAGCAAAGAGCCGCACCCCCTCTGA